The following are encoded in a window of Fusarium oxysporum f. sp. lycopersici 4287 chromosome 5, whole genome shotgun sequence genomic DNA:
- a CDS encoding translation initiation factor RLI1, translating to MPRPGQVLGLVGTNGIGKSTALKILSGKLKPNLGRHDNPPDWEDVIKHFRGSELQNYFTKLLEDDLKAVVKPQYVDQIPRAVRGPNKSVRFLIESRASLGNMEQVANVLELNHIMDRDINHLSGGELQRFAIGTVAVQNSDIYMFDEPSSYLDVKQRLSAALIIRSLLRDNDYVIVVEHDLSVLDYLSDYICVLYGKPAVYGVVTLPHSVREGINIFLDGHIPTENLRFRDESLTFRIAETTDDFAIDKSRAFTYPKMEKTLGSFKLNIEAGDFTDSEIIVMMGENGTGKTTFCRLLAGALKPDSQKSVPEMRISMKPQTITPKFDGTVRQLFFKKIKQSFLSPQFQTDVVKPLKLDDFIDQEVKNLSGGELQRVAIVLALGIPADIYLIDEPSAYLDSEQRIIASRVIKRFIMHSKKTAFIVEHDFIMATYLADRVIVFDGQPGIDAHANKPESLLTGCNTFLKNLDVTFRRDPTNYRPRINKSGSQLDQEQKMSGNFFFLEETPDKS from the exons ATGCCCCGACCCGGCCAGGTTCTTGGTTTGGTCGGAACAAACGGTATTGGAAAGAGTACCGCTCTGAAGATTCTTAGTGGAAAGCTCAAGCCCAACTTGGGCCGACACGACAACCCTCCTGATTGGGAGGACGTTATCAAGCACTTTCGCGGTTCCGAGCTTCAGA ACTActtcaccaagcttctcgaaGATGACCTCAAGGCAGTTGTCAAGCCTCAGTACGTCGACCAGATCCCCAGGGCGGTCAGGGGCCCCAACAAGAGTGTCCGCTTCCTTATCGAGAGTCGTGCCTCGCTTGGAAACATGGAGCAGGTTGCCAATGTTCTCGAGCTGAACCACATCATGGACCGAGATATCAACCACCTTTCTGGTGGTGAGCTTCAGCGTTTCGCTATCGGAACCGTTGCCGTCCAGAATTCTGACATCTACATGTTTGACGAACCAAGTTCATACCTTGATGTCAAGCAGCGTCTGAGTGCTGCTCTGATCATTCGCTCCCTCCTCCGTGACAACGACTATGTCATTGTTGTCGAGCACGATCTGTCTGTTTTGGATTACCTCTCTGACTATATCTGTGTTCTGTACGGAAAGCCCGCCGTCTATGGTGTTGTCACCCTCCCGCACTCCGTCCGTGAAGGtatcaacatcttccttGACGGTCACATCCCGACTGAGAACTTGCGATTCCGCGACGAGTCTTTGACTTTCCGTATTGCGGAGACTACCGATGATTTCGCTATCGACAAATCTCGTGCCTTTACCTACCCTAAGATGGAGAAGACTCTCggcagcttcaagctcaacatcgAGGCTGGTGACTTCACCGATTCCGAGATCATCGTCATGATGGGTGAGAACGGTACTGGAAAGACCACATTCTGCCGCCTCTTGGCTGGAGCCCTCAAGCCTGATAGTCAGAAAAGCGTCCCTGAGATGCGAATCAGCATGAAGCCTCAGACTATCACCCCCAAGTTCGATGGCACTGTCCGCCAGCTtttcttcaagaagatcaagcagTCTTTCCTGTCTCCGCAGTTTCAGACCGACGTCGTTAAGCCTCTCAAGCTCGATGATTTCATTGATCAGGAAGTCAAGAACCTTTCTGGTGGTGAACTGCAGCGTGTTGCCATCGTCCTTGCCCTGGGTATCCCTGCAGACATTTATCTGATCGATGAGCCGTCGGCCTATCTCGACTCTGAGCAGCGTATCATTGCCTCACGAGTCATCAAGCGATTCATCATGCATTCCAAGAAGACTGCTTTCATTGTTGAGCACGatttcatcatggccacGTACCTTGCCGACCGTGTCATTGTATTCGACGGACAGCCTGGTATTGATGCTCATGCCAACAAGCCCGAATCTCTCCTTACCGGCTGCAACACCTTCTTGAAGAACCTCGACGTCACTTTCCGTCGCGATCCCACCAACTACCGCCCCCGTATCAATAAGAGTGGATCTCAGCTCGACCAAGAGCAGAAGATGAGCGGCAATTTC ttcttcttggaggaGACCCCTGATAAGAGCTAA
- a CDS encoding translation initiation factor RLI1: MSDKLTRIAIVNSDKCRPRKCRQECKKSCPVVRSGKLCIEVQPDSKLAFISESLCIGCGICPKKCPFDAITIINLPTNLESQVTHRYGPNSFKLHRLPMPRPGQVLGLVGTNGIGKSTALKILSGKLKPNLGRHDNPPDWEDVIKHFRGSELQNYFTKLLEDDLKAVVKPQYVDQIPRAVRGPNKSVRFLIESRASLGNMEQVANVLELNHIMDRDINHLSGGELQRFAIGTVAVQNSDIYMFDEPSSYLDVKQRLSAALIIRSLLRDNDYVIVVEHDLSVLDYLSDYICVLYGKPAVYGVVTLPHSVREGINIFLDGHIPTENLRFRDESLTFRIAETTDDFAIDKSRAFTYPKMEKTLGSFKLNIEAGDFTDSEIIVMMGENGTGKTTFCRLLAGALKPDSQKSVPEMRISMKPQTITPKFDGTVRQLFFKKIKQSFLSPQFQTDVVKPLKLDDFIDQEVKNLSGGELQRVAIVLALGIPADIYLIDEPSAYLDSEQRIIASRVIKRFIMHSKKTAFIVEHDFIMATYLADRVIVFDGQPGIDAHANKPESLLTGCNTFLKNLDVTFRRDPTNYRPRINKSGSQLDQEQKMSGNFVSSNAVVAQDDYSLTCFCSSSWRRPLIRAKGVHNEIFPSLDGASHGVWGVQNGNGQKQRVLGIDDDRSVSEDDDPDE, from the exons ATGTCGGACAAGCTCACCCG TatcgccatcgtcaacagcgACAAG TGTCGCCCTCGAAAATGTCGACAAGAGTGCAAAAAGTCTTGCCCCGTCGTTCGCAGCGGAAAACTCTGTATTGAGGTCCAGCCCGACTCTAAGCTGGCATTCATCTCCGAGTCCCTCTGTATCGGTTGCGGTATCTGCCCCAAGAAGTGCCCTTTTGacgccatcaccatcatcaattTGCCCACCAACCTCGAAAGCCAGGTCACCCACCGATATGGACCCAACAGTTTCAAGCTGCACCGTCTGCCCATGCCCCGACCCGGCCAGGTTCTTGGTTTGGTCGGAACAAACGGTATTGGAAAGAGTACCGCTCTGAAGATTCTTAGTGGAAAGCTCAAGCCCAACTTGGGCCGACACGACAACCCTCCTGATTGGGAGGACGTTATCAAGCACTTTCGCGGTTCCGAGCTTCAGA ACTActtcaccaagcttctcgaaGATGACCTCAAGGCAGTTGTCAAGCCTCAGTACGTCGACCAGATCCCCAGGGCGGTCAGGGGCCCCAACAAGAGTGTCCGCTTCCTTATCGAGAGTCGTGCCTCGCTTGGAAACATGGAGCAGGTTGCCAATGTTCTCGAGCTGAACCACATCATGGACCGAGATATCAACCACCTTTCTGGTGGTGAGCTTCAGCGTTTCGCTATCGGAACCGTTGCCGTCCAGAATTCTGACATCTACATGTTTGACGAACCAAGTTCATACCTTGATGTCAAGCAGCGTCTGAGTGCTGCTCTGATCATTCGCTCCCTCCTCCGTGACAACGACTATGTCATTGTTGTCGAGCACGATCTGTCTGTTTTGGATTACCTCTCTGACTATATCTGTGTTCTGTACGGAAAGCCCGCCGTCTATGGTGTTGTCACCCTCCCGCACTCCGTCCGTGAAGGtatcaacatcttccttGACGGTCACATCCCGACTGAGAACTTGCGATTCCGCGACGAGTCTTTGACTTTCCGTATTGCGGAGACTACCGATGATTTCGCTATCGACAAATCTCGTGCCTTTACCTACCCTAAGATGGAGAAGACTCTCggcagcttcaagctcaacatcgAGGCTGGTGACTTCACCGATTCCGAGATCATCGTCATGATGGGTGAGAACGGTACTGGAAAGACCACATTCTGCCGCCTCTTGGCTGGAGCCCTCAAGCCTGATAGTCAGAAAAGCGTCCCTGAGATGCGAATCAGCATGAAGCCTCAGACTATCACCCCCAAGTTCGATGGCACTGTCCGCCAGCTtttcttcaagaagatcaagcagTCTTTCCTGTCTCCGCAGTTTCAGACCGACGTCGTTAAGCCTCTCAAGCTCGATGATTTCATTGATCAGGAAGTCAAGAACCTTTCTGGTGGTGAACTGCAGCGTGTTGCCATCGTCCTTGCCCTGGGTATCCCTGCAGACATTTATCTGATCGATGAGCCGTCGGCCTATCTCGACTCTGAGCAGCGTATCATTGCCTCACGAGTCATCAAGCGATTCATCATGCATTCCAAGAAGACTGCTTTCATTGTTGAGCACGatttcatcatggccacGTACCTTGCCGACCGTGTCATTGTATTCGACGGACAGCCTGGTATTGATGCTCATGCCAACAAGCCCGAATCTCTCCTTACCGGCTGCAACACCTTCTTGAAGAACCTCGACGTCACTTTCCGTCGCGATCCCACCAACTACCGCCCCCGTATCAATAAGAGTGGATCTCAGCTCGACCAAGAGCAGAAGATGAGCGGCAATTTCGTAAGTTCAAACGCTGTAGTCGCACAAGATGATTATTCACTAACATGTTTTTGCagttcttcttggaggaGACCCCTGATAAGAGCTAAAGGCGTCCATAACGAGATTTTCCCTTCTCTCGATGGTGCATCTCACGGCGTTTGGGGCGTTCAAAATGGAAATGGGCAAAAGCAGCGAGTCTTGGGAATAGATGATGACCGCAGCGTCAGCGAGGATGACGACCCAGATGAATAA
- a CDS encoding translation initiation factor RLI1, producing the protein MPRPGQVLGLVGTNGIGKSTALKILSGKLKPNLGRHDNPPDWEDVIKHFRGSELQNYFTKLLEDDLKAVVKPQYVDQIPRAVRGPNKSVRFLIESRASLGNMEQVANVLELNHIMDRDINHLSGGELQRFAIGTVAVQNSDIYMFDEPSSYLDVKQRLSAALIIRSLLRDNDYVIVVEHDLSVLDYLSDYICVLYGKPAVYGVVTLPHSVREGINIFLDGHIPTENLRFRDESLTFRIAETTDDFAIDKSRAFTYPKMEKTLGSFKLNIEAGDFTDSEIIVMMGENGTGKTTFCRLLAGALKPDSQKSVPEMRISMKPQTITPKFDGTVRQLFFKKIKQSFLSPQFQTDVVKPLKLDDFIDQEVKNLSGGELQRVAIVLALGIPADIYLIDEPSAYLDSEQRIIASRVIKRFIMHSKKTAFIVEHDFIMATYLADRVIVFDGQPGIDAHANKPESLLTGCNTFLKNLDVTFRRDPTNYRPRINKSGSQLDQEQKMSGNFVSSNAVVAQDDYSLTCFCSSSWRRPLIRAKGVHNEIFPSLDGASHGVWGVQNGNGQKQRVLGIDDDRSVSEDDDPDE; encoded by the exons ATGCCCCGACCCGGCCAGGTTCTTGGTTTGGTCGGAACAAACGGTATTGGAAAGAGTACCGCTCTGAAGATTCTTAGTGGAAAGCTCAAGCCCAACTTGGGCCGACACGACAACCCTCCTGATTGGGAGGACGTTATCAAGCACTTTCGCGGTTCCGAGCTTCAGA ACTActtcaccaagcttctcgaaGATGACCTCAAGGCAGTTGTCAAGCCTCAGTACGTCGACCAGATCCCCAGGGCGGTCAGGGGCCCCAACAAGAGTGTCCGCTTCCTTATCGAGAGTCGTGCCTCGCTTGGAAACATGGAGCAGGTTGCCAATGTTCTCGAGCTGAACCACATCATGGACCGAGATATCAACCACCTTTCTGGTGGTGAGCTTCAGCGTTTCGCTATCGGAACCGTTGCCGTCCAGAATTCTGACATCTACATGTTTGACGAACCAAGTTCATACCTTGATGTCAAGCAGCGTCTGAGTGCTGCTCTGATCATTCGCTCCCTCCTCCGTGACAACGACTATGTCATTGTTGTCGAGCACGATCTGTCTGTTTTGGATTACCTCTCTGACTATATCTGTGTTCTGTACGGAAAGCCCGCCGTCTATGGTGTTGTCACCCTCCCGCACTCCGTCCGTGAAGGtatcaacatcttccttGACGGTCACATCCCGACTGAGAACTTGCGATTCCGCGACGAGTCTTTGACTTTCCGTATTGCGGAGACTACCGATGATTTCGCTATCGACAAATCTCGTGCCTTTACCTACCCTAAGATGGAGAAGACTCTCggcagcttcaagctcaacatcgAGGCTGGTGACTTCACCGATTCCGAGATCATCGTCATGATGGGTGAGAACGGTACTGGAAAGACCACATTCTGCCGCCTCTTGGCTGGAGCCCTCAAGCCTGATAGTCAGAAAAGCGTCCCTGAGATGCGAATCAGCATGAAGCCTCAGACTATCACCCCCAAGTTCGATGGCACTGTCCGCCAGCTtttcttcaagaagatcaagcagTCTTTCCTGTCTCCGCAGTTTCAGACCGACGTCGTTAAGCCTCTCAAGCTCGATGATTTCATTGATCAGGAAGTCAAGAACCTTTCTGGTGGTGAACTGCAGCGTGTTGCCATCGTCCTTGCCCTGGGTATCCCTGCAGACATTTATCTGATCGATGAGCCGTCGGCCTATCTCGACTCTGAGCAGCGTATCATTGCCTCACGAGTCATCAAGCGATTCATCATGCATTCCAAGAAGACTGCTTTCATTGTTGAGCACGatttcatcatggccacGTACCTTGCCGACCGTGTCATTGTATTCGACGGACAGCCTGGTATTGATGCTCATGCCAACAAGCCCGAATCTCTCCTTACCGGCTGCAACACCTTCTTGAAGAACCTCGACGTCACTTTCCGTCGCGATCCCACCAACTACCGCCCCCGTATCAATAAGAGTGGATCTCAGCTCGACCAAGAGCAGAAGATGAGCGGCAATTTCGTAAGTTCAAACGCTGTAGTCGCACAAGATGATTATTCACTAACATGTTTTTGCagttcttcttggaggaGACCCCTGATAAGAGCTAAAGGCGTCCATAACGAGATTTTCCCTTCTCTCGATGGTGCATCTCACGGCGTTTGGGGCGTTCAAAATGGAAATGGGCAAAAGCAGCGAGTCTTGGGAATAGATGATGACCGCAGCGTCAGCGAGGATGACGACCCAGATGAATAA
- a CDS encoding translation initiation factor RLI1, whose translation MSDKLTRIAIVNSDKCRPRKCRQECKKSCPVVRSGKLCIEVQPDSKLAFISESLCIGCGICPKKCPFDAITIINLPTNLESQVTHRYGPNSFKLHRLPMPRPGQVLGLVGTNGIGKSTALKILSGKLKPNLGRHDNPPDWEDVIKHFRGSELQNYFTKLLEDDLKAVVKPQYVDQIPRAVRGPNKSVRFLIESRASLGNMEQVANVLELNHIMDRDINHLSGGELQRFAIGTVAVQNSDIYMFDEPSSYLDVKQRLSAALIIRSLLRDNDYVIVVEHDLSVLDYLSDYICVLYGKPAVYGVVTLPHSVREGINIFLDGHIPTENLRFRDESLTFRIAETTDDFAIDKSRAFTYPKMEKTLGSFKLNIEAGDFTDSEIIVMMGENGTGKTTFCRLLAGALKPDSQKSVPEMRISMKPQTITPKFDGTVRQLFFKKIKQSFLSPQFQTDVVKPLKLDDFIDQEVKNLSGGELQRVAIVLALGIPADIYLIDEPSAYLDSEQRIIASRVIKRFIMHSKKTAFIVEHDFIMATYLADRVIVFDGQPGIDAHANKPESLLTGCNTFLKNLDVTFRRDPTNYRPRINKSGSQLDQEQKMSGNFFFLEETPDKS comes from the exons ATGTCGGACAAGCTCACCCG TatcgccatcgtcaacagcgACAAG TGTCGCCCTCGAAAATGTCGACAAGAGTGCAAAAAGTCTTGCCCCGTCGTTCGCAGCGGAAAACTCTGTATTGAGGTCCAGCCCGACTCTAAGCTGGCATTCATCTCCGAGTCCCTCTGTATCGGTTGCGGTATCTGCCCCAAGAAGTGCCCTTTTGacgccatcaccatcatcaattTGCCCACCAACCTCGAAAGCCAGGTCACCCACCGATATGGACCCAACAGTTTCAAGCTGCACCGTCTGCCCATGCCCCGACCCGGCCAGGTTCTTGGTTTGGTCGGAACAAACGGTATTGGAAAGAGTACCGCTCTGAAGATTCTTAGTGGAAAGCTCAAGCCCAACTTGGGCCGACACGACAACCCTCCTGATTGGGAGGACGTTATCAAGCACTTTCGCGGTTCCGAGCTTCAGA ACTActtcaccaagcttctcgaaGATGACCTCAAGGCAGTTGTCAAGCCTCAGTACGTCGACCAGATCCCCAGGGCGGTCAGGGGCCCCAACAAGAGTGTCCGCTTCCTTATCGAGAGTCGTGCCTCGCTTGGAAACATGGAGCAGGTTGCCAATGTTCTCGAGCTGAACCACATCATGGACCGAGATATCAACCACCTTTCTGGTGGTGAGCTTCAGCGTTTCGCTATCGGAACCGTTGCCGTCCAGAATTCTGACATCTACATGTTTGACGAACCAAGTTCATACCTTGATGTCAAGCAGCGTCTGAGTGCTGCTCTGATCATTCGCTCCCTCCTCCGTGACAACGACTATGTCATTGTTGTCGAGCACGATCTGTCTGTTTTGGATTACCTCTCTGACTATATCTGTGTTCTGTACGGAAAGCCCGCCGTCTATGGTGTTGTCACCCTCCCGCACTCCGTCCGTGAAGGtatcaacatcttccttGACGGTCACATCCCGACTGAGAACTTGCGATTCCGCGACGAGTCTTTGACTTTCCGTATTGCGGAGACTACCGATGATTTCGCTATCGACAAATCTCGTGCCTTTACCTACCCTAAGATGGAGAAGACTCTCggcagcttcaagctcaacatcgAGGCTGGTGACTTCACCGATTCCGAGATCATCGTCATGATGGGTGAGAACGGTACTGGAAAGACCACATTCTGCCGCCTCTTGGCTGGAGCCCTCAAGCCTGATAGTCAGAAAAGCGTCCCTGAGATGCGAATCAGCATGAAGCCTCAGACTATCACCCCCAAGTTCGATGGCACTGTCCGCCAGCTtttcttcaagaagatcaagcagTCTTTCCTGTCTCCGCAGTTTCAGACCGACGTCGTTAAGCCTCTCAAGCTCGATGATTTCATTGATCAGGAAGTCAAGAACCTTTCTGGTGGTGAACTGCAGCGTGTTGCCATCGTCCTTGCCCTGGGTATCCCTGCAGACATTTATCTGATCGATGAGCCGTCGGCCTATCTCGACTCTGAGCAGCGTATCATTGCCTCACGAGTCATCAAGCGATTCATCATGCATTCCAAGAAGACTGCTTTCATTGTTGAGCACGatttcatcatggccacGTACCTTGCCGACCGTGTCATTGTATTCGACGGACAGCCTGGTATTGATGCTCATGCCAACAAGCCCGAATCTCTCCTTACCGGCTGCAACACCTTCTTGAAGAACCTCGACGTCACTTTCCGTCGCGATCCCACCAACTACCGCCCCCGTATCAATAAGAGTGGATCTCAGCTCGACCAAGAGCAGAAGATGAGCGGCAATTTC ttcttcttggaggaGACCCCTGATAAGAGCTAA